The genomic interval CTTGTGGATTTAGAGACGGTGTTCTCCAGAACATTTGCGGCCGACAACAGCCCATCAGAACCAAGCAATTCAACACGCTGATCGTAACCGTAAACTGCACGACGGCTATTCTTGATCACCGCGATGCGGCCATTGCCGTAAGTCAGCGTCACGACCGCCGTATCGACATCGCCGGCTGCGCCGATATCCGGATCGACGATGGAGCTTCCTGATGCATAGACAGTCTTCGGAAGCTCACCCATGATGAAATTCGCCATATCGAAATCATGGATCATCATGTCGCGGAACAGGCCGCCCGACACCTTTACGTAGGGGATCGGCGGCGGAGCCGGATCGAAAGACGTGATCGACAGGAGTTCGGTCTTGCCGATCTCACCGCGGTCCGCCGCGGCCTTGAGCGCAGCGAAGTTCGGATCGAAGCGACGATTGAACCCGATCATCACGGGACGTCCGGTTGCGCCCACCGCCTTCAGGCATGCTCGAGCTCGCGCGAGGCTCAAATCAACGGGCTTTTCGCATAGAACCGCTTTGCCGGCCCTGGTCGCCGCTTCGATCAGATCCGAATGCGTGTTCGTTGAAGTGGCGACGAGAACGGCGTCGATGGAGACGTCATCGAGTATTTCATGATTGCTGGATGCCCTGGCGCCGTATTTGGCGGCGAGCATCGAGGCCGCATCGGCATTGACGTCGGAGACCGCCACGAGCCGGCTCCCCGGATGTGACGAGATGGCCTTGGCATGGACAGCCCCGATTCGGCCGGCGCCGAGAAGTCCAACTTTGAGCATTTTTTTCTCCGAAAATTTCGAGCAGAGTGTAACGGCGACGCGGAATGCCTCAAGTGCTCGACCTCCCCCCGAGTTGAGCGTTTCCACCGCCTATCACGTCCCCTGGCCGGAGCCAAATGGCCCATGCCGTCCTATCTCCGCCGTTGAGGTTGCGCTCTGGCGTCCTCTGAGACCTCTCTCCCGATTCCCATCCGCCTCACTTCAGCGAGATCGTGATCGCGCTGAGGTTTGCGGTGATTTCCATTCCCGCCTTCGGGCCCTGGAGGACGATGGCAACGCCCTTCTCGTTGCGCAAATGGCAGGGCGATTCAGACCACCGCCGCTCTCTCTCAGTCGCTTTGGCGTTTGCCTGCTCAGTCCGCCATTGGTCCGGCACCTGGCGTAGAACGGCAGCTGGTTCGCCGTGCCGGACTGCAAAAGGAGTTTTCTTGTCAGGCACTGGTCAGCGCCGTGTTCGAA from Bradyrhizobium arachidis carries:
- the iolG gene encoding inositol 2-dehydrogenase — its product is MLKVGLLGAGRIGAVHAKAISSHPGSRLVAVSDVNADAASMLAAKYGARASSNHEILDDVSIDAVLVATSTNTHSDLIEAATRAGKAVLCEKPVDLSLARARACLKAVGATGRPVMIGFNRRFDPNFAALKAAADRGEIGKTELLSITSFDPAPPPIPYVKVSGGLFRDMMIHDFDMANFIMGELPKTVYASGSSIVDPDIGAAGDVDTAVVTLTYGNGRIAVIKNSRRAVYGYDQRVELLGSDGLLSAANVLENTVSKSTRGGVTSAKPELFFLERYMRAYVAEWDAFVSAVIDNKAVPITLQDGVDALAVAEAATASLKAGTPVPI